One Telluria mixta DNA window includes the following coding sequences:
- a CDS encoding ABC transporter substrate-binding protein: MYGIRRALQFACLCACLCACLCAWLCAAASAAHAGPRAEVIHWWTSGGESAAVKQVEQAYRDAGGTWVDTAIAGGDQSRAVTINRIIGGNPPTAAQFNTSKQFLDIIEEDLLNPVDDLARRDRWDEVLPAPIVDVIKVRGHWYAVPMNIHMQTWIWYSKPAFAKAGITREPATMDELFADLDKLKAAGVIPLAHGGQAWQDILLFSMVLSNMGGRDLYLKVIRDRDQAAIRSAAFRKVLVAYKRLQGYVDPASPGRNWNDATALVIGGKAGMQIMGDWAKGEFIAAGQAPGRQFGCLPGLGADSPYLIQGDVFVFPKTDDAGALRAQKLLAAVVDKPGVQLAFNKLKGSVPVRLDADDSQFDACARKGMAILRDPKRPVGVAEVYLTPDQNGALQDVLTAYWNTNMPVERAQNSIASALRY, from the coding sequence ATGTACGGAATCCGCAGGGCGCTGCAGTTCGCCTGCCTGTGCGCCTGCCTGTGCGCCTGCCTGTGCGCCTGGCTGTGCGCGGCCGCAAGTGCGGCGCATGCCGGTCCACGGGCCGAGGTGATCCACTGGTGGACGTCCGGCGGCGAATCGGCCGCCGTGAAGCAGGTCGAGCAGGCCTACCGCGACGCCGGCGGCACGTGGGTCGACACCGCGATCGCGGGCGGCGACCAGTCGCGCGCCGTCACCATCAACCGCATCATCGGCGGCAATCCGCCGACGGCAGCCCAGTTCAACACGTCGAAGCAGTTCCTCGACATCATCGAGGAAGACCTCCTGAACCCCGTCGACGATCTCGCCCGGCGCGACCGCTGGGACGAGGTGCTGCCGGCGCCCATCGTCGACGTGATCAAGGTGCGCGGCCACTGGTATGCCGTGCCGATGAACATCCACATGCAGACGTGGATCTGGTATTCGAAACCGGCGTTCGCGAAGGCGGGCATTACCCGCGAGCCCGCGACGATGGACGAGCTGTTCGCGGACCTCGACAAGCTGAAGGCCGCGGGCGTCATCCCGCTCGCGCACGGCGGCCAGGCGTGGCAGGACATCCTGCTGTTCTCGATGGTCCTGTCGAACATGGGCGGACGCGACCTGTACCTGAAAGTGATCCGCGACCGCGACCAGGCCGCGATCCGCTCCGCTGCATTCCGCAAGGTGCTCGTCGCGTACAAGCGTCTGCAGGGTTATGTCGATCCCGCGTCGCCGGGCCGCAACTGGAACGACGCGACGGCGCTCGTCATCGGCGGCAAGGCCGGCATGCAGATCATGGGCGACTGGGCCAAGGGCGAATTCATCGCGGCGGGCCAGGCGCCGGGCCGCCAGTTCGGCTGCCTGCCGGGCCTGGGCGCGGACAGTCCGTACCTGATCCAGGGCGACGTGTTCGTGTTTCCGAAAACCGACGATGCCGGTGCCCTGCGTGCACAGAAGCTGCTCGCGGCCGTCGTCGACAAGCCGGGCGTGCAGCTCGCGTTCAACAAGCTGAAAGGCTCGGTCCCCGTGCGGCTCGACGCGGACGACAGCCAGTTCGATGCGTGCGCGCGCAAGGGCATGGCGATCCTGCGCGATCCGAAGCGGCCCGTCGGCGTGGCCGAGGTGTACCTGACGCCGGACCAGAACGGCGCGCTGCAGGACGTGCTGACCGCCTATTGGAACACCAACATGCCCGTCGAACGGGCCCAGAACAGCATCGCTTCGGCGCTGCGCTACTGA
- a CDS encoding carbohydrate ABC transporter permease, which produces MATLRLTRITPYTALLPMAVVAALGYLGAGLWTFYISLTGSRTFPSGHFIGLAQYHRLFDNERWMLSLHNLAAYGVLFVLACLVIGFLLAVFIDQNVKGEGVFRTIFLYPYAMSFVATGLVWQWLLTPGDGIDGSLRALGFHDVRFDWIVSQDFAIYTVVIATVWQMSGLVMALMLAGLRGVDPEIWKAARLDGIPAWRVYAQIVLPLLWPTIATVLLLLATAVAKLYDAVVAMTQGGPGIASEVPAKFIMDHLFLRSNVGLASAGAIVLLVPVLALLAPYAYARSRKEAA; this is translated from the coding sequence ATGGCGACTTTGAGGCTCACCCGCATCACGCCCTATACCGCGCTGCTGCCGATGGCCGTCGTGGCCGCACTCGGCTACCTCGGCGCCGGCCTGTGGACGTTTTACATTTCGCTGACCGGCTCGCGCACGTTCCCGTCCGGGCACTTCATCGGCCTCGCGCAATACCACCGCCTGTTCGACAACGAGCGCTGGATGCTCTCCCTGCACAACCTGGCCGCGTACGGCGTGCTGTTCGTGCTCGCCTGCCTCGTGATCGGCTTCCTGCTCGCGGTATTCATCGACCAGAACGTGAAGGGCGAGGGCGTGTTCCGCACGATCTTCCTGTACCCGTACGCGATGTCGTTCGTCGCGACGGGCCTCGTGTGGCAATGGCTGCTCACGCCGGGCGACGGCATCGACGGCAGCCTGCGTGCCCTCGGCTTCCACGACGTCCGCTTCGACTGGATCGTGTCGCAGGACTTCGCCATCTATACCGTCGTCATCGCCACCGTGTGGCAGATGTCCGGCCTCGTGATGGCGCTGATGCTGGCAGGGTTGCGCGGCGTCGATCCGGAGATCTGGAAGGCGGCGCGCCTGGACGGCATCCCCGCATGGCGCGTGTACGCCCAGATCGTCCTGCCGCTGCTGTGGCCAACCATCGCCACCGTGCTGCTGTTGCTGGCGACGGCCGTGGCAAAACTGTACGATGCCGTCGTCGCGATGACGCAGGGCGGTCCCGGCATCGCCAGCGAGGTGCCGGCGAAGTTCATCATGGACCACCTGTTCCTGCGCTCGAACGTGGGCCTGGCCTCGGCCGGCGCGATCGTGCTGCTCGTGCCGGTGCTCGCGCTGCTCGCGCCCTATGCCTATGCCCGCAGCCGCAAGGAGGCCGCATGA
- a CDS encoding carbohydrate ABC transporter permease: protein MESIVPPLPATAPVAAPQKAARRARRRWTPARIGLYVFLLGAALFFLLPLYVMIVTSLKSMDEIRQGGIFALPLAPTLQPWRLAWSGVCTGAACDGVRTGFWNSVAITVPSTILPILLGAVNGYALSFWRPRGANILFGILMAGAFVPVQVMIYPLVRVMALAGIFGSLPAIVLVHLVFGMPVMTLLFRNYYCNVPHELFQAARIDGGGFWRIFLQVMLPMSLPVVVVAAIMQVTGVWNDYILGLVFAGRDNMPMMVQLNNVINTTTGVRQYNVNMAATILTALVPLALYFFSGRWFVRGIAAGAVKG from the coding sequence ATGGAGTCGATCGTCCCGCCGCTGCCGGCCACGGCACCGGTCGCAGCGCCGCAAAAAGCCGCCCGGCGCGCACGCCGCCGCTGGACGCCGGCGCGCATCGGCCTGTACGTGTTCCTGCTGGGCGCCGCGCTGTTCTTCCTGCTGCCACTGTACGTGATGATCGTGACGTCGCTGAAGTCGATGGACGAGATCCGGCAGGGCGGCATCTTCGCGCTGCCCCTCGCGCCGACACTCCAACCGTGGCGCCTCGCGTGGAGCGGCGTGTGCACGGGCGCGGCCTGCGACGGCGTGCGCACCGGGTTCTGGAATTCCGTTGCCATCACCGTGCCGTCGACGATCCTGCCCATCCTGCTGGGCGCCGTGAACGGCTACGCGCTGTCGTTCTGGCGGCCGCGCGGCGCGAACATCCTGTTCGGGATCCTGATGGCCGGCGCGTTCGTCCCCGTGCAGGTGATGATCTACCCGCTCGTGCGCGTGATGGCGCTGGCCGGCATCTTCGGGAGTCTCCCCGCGATCGTGCTCGTGCACCTGGTCTTCGGCATGCCCGTCATGACTTTATTGTTCCGGAATTACTACTGCAACGTCCCGCACGAGTTGTTCCAGGCCGCGCGCATCGACGGCGGCGGCTTCTGGCGCATCTTCCTGCAGGTGATGCTGCCGATGTCGCTGCCGGTCGTCGTCGTCGCGGCGATCATGCAGGTGACGGGCGTGTGGAACGACTACATCCTCGGCCTCGTGTTCGCGGGGCGCGACAACATGCCGATGATGGTCCAGCTGAACAATGTGATCAACACGACGACCGGTGTCCGGCAGTACAACGTGAACATGGCGGCGACGATCCTCACCGCGCTCGTGCCGCTCGCGCTGTACTTCTTCTCGGGCCGCTGGTTCGTGCGCGGCATCGCCGCTGGTGCCGTGAAAGGATAA
- a CDS encoding ABC transporter ATP-binding protein, giving the protein MANVSLRKLNIVLGGKPIIRDLDLCVEPGEFLVLLGPSGCGKSTLLHSIAGLVDSDSGAIEIGGRDMTDADPSERGIGMVFQSYALYPTMTVEDNMSFGLRIAGTPKAEIRRRVDRAAAMLQLDALLRRKPAQLSGGQRQRVAIGRALVREAQVFLFDEPLSNLDAKLRAELRRELKLLHQALGSTMIYVTHDQVEAMTLASRIVVMQGGEIQQIGTPLDVYERPANRFVAGFLGAPAMAFMEGALDAQGCFEADGMRYLPADESRPAGRAAVLGIRPEYVKIHADGDFVGDVTLVEPMGNHQVVWLRRGQATLASLVHDARSYAPGERVAFSIDTARVSLFDPASGNRL; this is encoded by the coding sequence ATGGCCAACGTCTCGCTGCGCAAACTGAACATCGTCCTGGGCGGCAAGCCCATCATCCGCGACCTCGACCTGTGCGTGGAGCCGGGTGAATTCCTCGTGCTGCTCGGGCCCTCGGGCTGCGGCAAGTCGACGCTGCTGCACAGTATCGCGGGCCTCGTCGACAGCGATTCCGGCGCCATCGAGATCGGCGGCCGCGACATGACCGACGCCGATCCGAGCGAACGGGGGATCGGCATGGTGTTCCAGTCGTACGCGCTGTACCCGACCATGACCGTCGAGGACAACATGTCGTTCGGCCTGCGCATCGCTGGCACGCCGAAGGCCGAGATCCGCCGCCGCGTGGACCGCGCCGCCGCCATGCTGCAGCTTGATGCGCTCCTGCGCCGCAAGCCCGCGCAGCTGTCGGGCGGCCAACGCCAGCGCGTCGCGATCGGTCGCGCGCTCGTGCGCGAGGCGCAGGTGTTCCTGTTCGACGAACCGCTGTCCAACCTTGATGCGAAGCTGCGCGCGGAACTGCGGCGCGAACTCAAACTGCTCCACCAGGCGCTCGGCTCGACGATGATCTACGTGACGCACGACCAGGTGGAGGCGATGACGCTCGCGAGCCGCATCGTCGTCATGCAGGGCGGAGAGATCCAGCAGATCGGCACGCCGCTGGACGTGTACGAGCGCCCCGCGAACCGTTTCGTGGCGGGCTTCCTCGGCGCGCCGGCGATGGCGTTCATGGAAGGGGCCCTGGACGCGCAAGGATGTTTCGAGGCGGATGGAATGCGCTACCTGCCGGCGGACGAGTCGCGTCCCGCCGGACGGGCCGCGGTGCTGGGCATCCGCCCCGAGTACGTGAAGATCCACGCCGATGGCGACTTCGTCGGCGACGTGACGCTGGTGGAACCGATGGGCAACCACCAGGTCGTGTGGCTGCGCCGCGGGCAGGCAACGCTGGCGTCGCTCGTGCACGATGCGCGCAGCTACGCGCCGGGCGAGCGCGTGGCCTTTTCGATCGACACGGCCCGGGTGTCGCTGTTCGATCCCGCGAGCGGAAATCGCCTCTAG
- a CDS encoding LacI family DNA-binding transcriptional regulator, whose product MATIKDVAKLAGVGLGTASRVVSGKGSVSPATLARVKKAIDELGFRPSHAARALLSGTSRMVGVYIPVLSGTFYTPILQIIDTELRAAGVHMVLAFGVGLGDERRQAIEGVEFLVERGCDGLVVMTSALLEEDVAALGAKSGQLVALNHSFDSMPDQCFTVDHALGGRLAARALLDHKHRKIAVVEGPRQLEDNRARIDGFMSELRDNGIDPAKIWRLESDFSPAGGWAAAKQLLDSGYPCTALFCANDEMAVGALSYFQEAGIRVPHDLSVLGYDDTPSAAFSAPRLTSVHMPWREMTQNGINALLNLCYDMRRPVTREFPVSVTLRASLSKAPGVKRKAA is encoded by the coding sequence GTGGCAACTATCAAGGACGTAGCGAAGCTGGCCGGGGTCGGCCTGGGCACCGCGTCGCGCGTGGTGAGCGGGAAGGGCTCCGTGTCGCCGGCGACGCTGGCACGCGTGAAGAAGGCAATCGACGAGCTGGGCTTCCGGCCGTCGCACGCGGCGCGCGCGCTGCTGTCCGGTACGAGCCGCATGGTCGGCGTGTACATCCCCGTGCTGAGCGGGACCTTTTATACGCCGATCCTGCAGATCATCGATACCGAATTGCGCGCGGCCGGCGTCCACATGGTGCTCGCGTTCGGCGTGGGCCTGGGCGACGAACGCCGCCAGGCGATCGAAGGCGTCGAATTCCTCGTCGAGCGTGGTTGCGACGGCCTCGTCGTGATGACGAGCGCGCTGCTGGAAGAAGACGTGGCCGCGCTGGGCGCCAAGTCCGGCCAGCTCGTGGCACTGAACCACAGCTTCGATTCCATGCCCGACCAGTGCTTCACCGTCGACCACGCGCTGGGCGGCCGCCTTGCGGCGCGCGCGCTTCTGGACCACAAGCACCGCAAGATCGCCGTCGTCGAAGGCCCGCGCCAGCTCGAGGATAACCGCGCCCGTATCGACGGGTTCATGAGCGAGCTGCGCGACAACGGCATCGACCCCGCGAAGATCTGGCGCCTGGAGAGCGACTTCTCGCCGGCCGGCGGCTGGGCCGCGGCCAAGCAGCTGCTCGACTCCGGCTACCCGTGCACGGCGCTGTTCTGCGCGAACGACGAGATGGCAGTCGGCGCGCTGTCGTACTTCCAGGAGGCGGGCATCCGCGTGCCGCACGACCTGTCCGTGCTGGGCTACGACGACACGCCGAGCGCCGCATTTTCCGCGCCGCGCCTCACGTCCGTGCACATGCCGTGGCGCGAGATGACGCAGAACGGCATCAACGCCTTGCTGAACCTGTGTTACGACATGCGCCGCCCGGTCACGCGCGAATTCCCCGTCAGCGTGACCCTGCGCGCCTCTCTCTCAAAGGCACCGGGCGTGAAACGCAAGGCCGCATGA
- a CDS encoding GH1 family beta-glucosidase, whose amino-acid sequence MTTYDIFPGADGPEPQAPQRADFGPDFLWGCATSSYQIEGAGTVDGRVESIWDRFAATPGKIRDGSSGVHACDHYHRWPQDLDIGRDLGLNAYRFSIAWPRIFDGRSREPNAKGLDFYDRLVDGMLERGLQPWATLYHWDLPQWLQDRGGWASRDTVDAFVDLADVVTRRLGDRVGHWITHNEPWCTAIIGNYEGWHAPGLTDLGTALQVAHHVLLSHGRAVPVIRANVPGAQVGISLSLHPLRPASAAPEDVAAMERHDGLRYRWFLDPLYGRGYPEATLAQVGAAAPVVLPGDLDDIAVPTDFLGVNYYFPETVAHDPDHGPLGARILPAQGEITAMGWPVAPQGLSELLARVDRDYRPGPLYVTENGSCYDDVVTGDGSVRDVARRRYLMRHLAALRQAVADGVPVKGYFAWSLLDNFEWAEGYLRRFGLVHVDYATQERRLKDSAKWYRTFLRGG is encoded by the coding sequence ATGACCACCTACGACATTTTCCCGGGCGCCGACGGCCCCGAACCGCAGGCGCCGCAGCGCGCCGACTTCGGTCCCGATTTTCTGTGGGGCTGCGCCACGTCGTCATACCAGATCGAGGGCGCCGGCACCGTGGACGGCCGGGTCGAATCGATCTGGGACCGCTTCGCCGCGACGCCAGGCAAGATCCGCGACGGCTCGTCCGGGGTGCATGCCTGCGACCACTACCACCGCTGGCCGCAAGACCTCGACATCGGCCGCGACCTGGGCCTGAACGCCTACCGCTTCTCGATCGCGTGGCCGCGCATTTTTGACGGCAGGAGCAGGGAGCCGAATGCGAAGGGCCTCGATTTCTACGACCGCCTCGTCGACGGCATGCTGGAGCGCGGCCTGCAGCCGTGGGCCACGCTGTACCACTGGGACTTGCCGCAGTGGCTGCAGGACCGGGGCGGCTGGGCGTCGCGCGACACGGTCGACGCCTTCGTCGACCTGGCCGACGTCGTGACGCGTCGCCTCGGCGACCGCGTGGGCCACTGGATCACGCACAACGAGCCGTGGTGCACCGCGATCATCGGCAATTACGAAGGCTGGCATGCGCCGGGCCTGACGGACCTCGGCACGGCGCTGCAGGTCGCACACCACGTGCTGCTGTCGCACGGCAGGGCGGTGCCGGTGATCCGTGCGAACGTGCCGGGTGCGCAGGTCGGCATCTCGCTCAGCCTGCATCCGCTGCGGCCCGCGAGCGCTGCACCGGAGGACGTCGCCGCGATGGAACGCCACGATGGCCTGCGCTACCGCTGGTTCCTCGATCCGCTCTACGGCCGCGGCTACCCGGAAGCGACGCTCGCGCAGGTGGGCGCCGCGGCGCCCGTCGTGCTGCCGGGCGACCTGGACGACATCGCCGTGCCGACCGACTTCCTCGGCGTGAATTACTACTTCCCGGAGACGGTCGCGCATGATCCGGACCATGGCCCGTTGGGCGCCCGCATCCTGCCGGCGCAAGGGGAGATCACGGCGATGGGCTGGCCCGTGGCGCCGCAGGGGCTGTCCGAGCTGCTGGCGCGGGTCGACCGCGACTACCGTCCCGGCCCGTTGTACGTGACGGAGAACGGCTCGTGCTACGACGACGTGGTGACGGGGGATGGAAGTGTCCGCGACGTGGCGCGGCGCCGCTACCTGATGCGCCACCTCGCTGCGCTGCGCCAGGCCGTGGCCGATGGCGTGCCGGTGAAAGGGTATTTCGCGTGGAGCCTGCTGGACAATTTCGAGTGGGCGGAAGGCTATCTGCGCCGCTTCGGTCTCGTGCACGTGGACTACGCCACCCAGGAGCGCCGCCTGAAGGACAGCGCGAAATGGTATCGCACGTTCCTGCGCGGCGGCTGA